From a region of the Halococcus hamelinensis 100A6 genome:
- a CDS encoding DUF5827 family protein — MPRPKSSFDRLRPFQFREPGDVLDDDTMYTVYEIARLLQGLDPETELDIETEDVLLDWAIPWMVTNAEELCFADPVADDEPGHYGLA; from the coding sequence ATGCCACGCCCGAAGTCCTCGTTCGACCGGCTCCGCCCGTTCCAGTTCCGTGAACCCGGTGACGTGCTCGACGACGACACGATGTACACCGTCTACGAGATCGCCCGGCTGCTCCAGGGGCTCGACCCCGAGACCGAACTCGACATCGAGACCGAGGACGTGCTGCTCGACTGGGCGATCCCGTGGATGGTGACGAACGCCGAGGAGCTCTGCTTCGCCGACCCCGTCGCCGACGACGAACCCGGCCACTACGGTCTCGCGTGA